Proteins co-encoded in one Ooceraea biroi isolate clonal line C1 chromosome 9, Obir_v5.4, whole genome shotgun sequence genomic window:
- the LOC105277307 gene encoding 5'-3' exoribonuclease 1, whose protein sequence is MGVPKFFRYISERYPCLSEVIKEHQIPEFDYLYLDMNGIIHTCSHPNDNDVCFRISEETIFKNIFHYVEVLFNMIRPQKLFFMAIDGVAPRAKINQQRGRRFRSAKDAELQEAKARDKGIPIPSEKRFDSNCITPGTLFMAKLSEQLKRFIEHKISMDEAWKKCKVLFSGSEVPGEGEHKIMDYIRYMKVSDDYDCGSRHCLYGLDADLIMLGLCSHEPNFSLLREEVKFGKQQVKMTPEETKFCLLHLSLLREYIEHEFSPLKDKLSFPFDIEKIIDDWVLMGFLVGNDFIPHLPNLHIANGALPILYHAYMEVLPTLEGYINEAGTLKLDRFEKFMEKLSRLDVEQFNEYYTDLKFFESKTGRRPNESERHVYKKSEEDEIASPKKTQNKDLDALIEMTQMSLGLSDEDDDDIIDTIDMMDDESDSDIYNMEFVQHKKDYYMNKLEYENVDAEVLRSQAEGYVRAIQWNLHYYYHGCCSWSWYYPHHYAPYISDIRDFKDLKLEFDLGEPFLPFQQLLAVLPAYSKDLLPPAFQHLLTEESSPIINYYPHNFKTDLNGKRQEWEAVVLIPFIDEKLLLAAMQPHLSKLIDEEHTRNKQGPMCLYSYTDEIRSIYKDTKYFPEFISHAQVTQMNRNDIFVPKERLVQGLAQDFDLDVYYPGFPLLRHLPHKASLEKAKVKVFQQPSLGENMILYIMLEAPPSLPTLAAELLGKSVYVEWPHLKEALVCAVASRSAKFSLIDPLAGYNHDNVTKEELKNASVDEWNGQNKLVKETHMTRLGIAIGDTEVLVYARLFTGYKYVFGPQGKVAIEKQWQDLLTFHAYQTVVRDLSVSNKKIPIYKTMHDIFVPGIICFMLGHPCYGAMGEVLQNIDNPRPRRIKISIQVTKEPTFESIKKAYTQQKTRYMYGGIAAQRLGISSHLLSRITGTIYVIEASQEELAKHNIGLNLKFNKKNEEVPGYTRKENGQWLYSTKAVDLIRNYMMKCPDLFERLAQNVTNDIFQEQDLFKGSDQLKDTVAWLKAELHGIGSRACGMDVIETELVQQIEQEVEEYLKTENNSKTVFIQVKPHLLFKPELNTRHVPPDPCVQNRLFDRIRTIRIGFSVPIGAKGTIVGIRKAKIPTDVVYEVLFDKPFIGGLTLQGCSQFRGYHLAPTDFVNISFGERTERGNPANESVELRKQTANANTSPSKKSDQLPKAVLEMQVAKKELEKLMSRDSHLAQRGMIETNPKMVPHKAMVPQRALHQLECAPPNNEIPNENEVSCQEFQDLWNELHKQVVLVPYKKPDRPPARVTPSPMMTPDKQPMKPTGNSHNVQSPQDPSAFLKAVLKIPDVNAQTSKQPSKQSTSQPPAVHQKVMVARKDQPSDAPPLVQQMFDHARRRTEEKKEKGNPIWYSSQLMKHFAYNSVPKYNYLVDEKNGLISAQIILDNARVFKGDPCTSHEQAAESAAKKAYKALNLDKAHSAKMMMVPRPQWYNNQQNNWVQNIGPPMIAICPPKITPIPQTPPMQPNLFYPKWNQKLPPNPAFGQAASYSQGRQQQGRPRNPQNEPKIEVRNTTAFVPLQAQKKSRHASAKQASTEANVNAKKIITPKTQQQQKREETPLEHQKPAVVNTMREKAVSTSAQQQLSQQPQQNTGKTSKPRKSRVAAKFGAPALSNGSETSQ, encoded by the exons ATGGGTGTGCCGAAATTCTTCAGATACATAAGCGAGAGGTATCCCTGCCTCAGCGAGGTCATAAAGGAACATCAG ATACCGGAattcgattatttatatttggaCATGAATGGCATCATACACACGTGTTCCCATCCAAACGACAACGACGTCTGCTTCCGCATCTCCGAGGAGACTATTTTCAAGAATATATTTCACTATGTAGAGGTGTTGTTCAACATGATACGTCCACAAAAGCTGTTCTTCATGGCGATAGACGGCGTGGCACCTCGAGCTAAGATTAATCAACAGAGAGGTCGGCGATTTCGGTCCGCCAAGGATGCCGAGCTGCAGGAGGCAAAGGCCCGCGATAAGGGTATCCCGATACCCAGCGAGAAGCGGTTTGATTCGAACTGCATAACTCCGGGAACGCTGTTCATGGCTAAATTAAGTGAGCAGCTAAAACGCTTCATTGAACATAAGATTTCTATGGATGAGGCttggaaaaaatgtaaagtacTGTTCAGTGGATCTGAG GTTCCTGGAGAGGGAGAACACAAAATCATGGATTACATAAGATACATGAAAGTGAGCGATGATTATGACTGTGGCTCCAGGCACTGCTTATATGGCCTGGACGCTGATTTGATAATGTTAGGCCTCTGTTCGCACGAGCCCAATTTTTCCCTCCTGAGAGAAGAAGTGAAGTTTGGTAAACAGCAAGTGAAAATGACACCTGAAGAGACAAAGTTTTGTTTGCTTCATCTGTCACTCTTGCGAGAGTACATAGAGCATGAGTTCTCGCCACTTAAAGACAAGCTGTCCTTTCCATTTGACATTGAGAAAATAATCGACGATTGGGTATTAATGGGTTTCCTAGTGGGGAACGACTTTATTCCCCATTTGCCAAATTTACATATTGCCAATGGCGCGTTACCAATCCTGTATCACGCGTACATGGAGGTATTACCGACGCTAGAAG GTTATATAAATGAGGCCGGAACGTTAAAACTGGACCGTTTCGAGAAGTTTATGGAGAAGCTGAGCCGTTTAGACGTAGAGCAGTTCAATGAATATTATActgatttaaaattttttgaaagtaaaaCAGGTAGAAGACCCAACGAATCCGAGCGTCATGTATATAAGAAATCGGAAGAAGACGAGATTGCATCTCCGAAGAAGACACAAAATAAGGATTTAGACGCTCTAATTGAAATGACACAGATG TCCTTAGGTCTTTCCGATGAGGATGACGATGACATAATAGATACAATAGATATGATGGACGACGAATCGGATAGTGATATATATAACATGGAATTTGTACAACACAAGAAGGATTATTACATGAATAAGCTAGAGTACGAAAACGTCGATGC AGAAGTTCTACGATCGCAAGCTGAGGGCTACGTAAGAGCGATACAGTGGAatctgcattattattatcatggaTGTTGCAGCTGGTCGTGGTATTATCCACATCATTACGCCCCATACATTTCGGATATAAGAGACTTCAAAGATTTGAAATTAGAATTCGATTTGGGAGAACCTTTCTTACCCTTTCAACAATTGTTGGCCGTGTTGCCAGCATATAGCAAGGACCTGTTACCGCCAGCATTTCAGCATTTATTGACGGAAGAATCTTCTCCTATCATCAATTATTATCCGCATAATTTTAAAACCGACTTAAACGGCAAACGACAGGAATGGGAAGCAGTTGTACTCATTCCGTTCATTGATGAAAAGCTGTTATTGGCTG CTATGCAACCACACTTGTCGAAGTTGATAGATGAGGAGCACACAAGAAACAAGCAGGGACCGATGTGCTTGTACTCGTATACCGACGAGATACGAAGTATTTACAaggatacaaaatattttcctgaaTTTATCAGTCATGCTCAAGTGACACAGATGAACCGCAATGATATTTTCGTACCGAAGGAACGATTGGTCCAAGGCTTGGCTCAGGATTTCGATCTCGACGTTTATTATCCAGGATTCCCCTTGTTACGGCACCTGCCTCATAAAGCATCCTTAGAAAAAGCAAAA GTAAAAGTATTCCAGCAACCATCACTGGGAGAAAATATGATTCTATACATAATGTTAGAGGCACCGCCAAGTCTGCCGACTTTGGCAGCGGAGTTATTAGGGAAGAGCGTATATGTGGAGTGGCCCCATTTGAAAGAGGCCCTTGTATGTGCTGTGGCTAGCAGAAGCGCAAAATTCAGTTTGATTGACCCGTTAGCCGGTTACAATCATGACAATGTGACGAAGGAGGAGTTAAAAAATGCGTCGGTCGATGAATGGAATGGACAGAACAAGCTCGTCAAAGAAAC aCACATGACACGTCTTGGGATTGCTATAGGTGATACAGAGGTGTTGGTTTACGCCCGCTTATTCACGGGCTACAAGTACGTTTTTGGTCCTCAAGGAAAAGTGGCAATCGAAAAACAGTGGCAGGATTTACTCACATTTCACGCTTATCAGACTGTAGTTAGAGATCTTTCTGTCTCCAACAAGAAAATACCAATTTACAAAACCATGCATGACATTTTTGTACCAGGGATCATTTGTTTCATGCTGGGACATCCATGTTACGGTGCAATGGGAGAG GTTCTGCAAAACATCGACAATCCAAGGCCACGCAGAATCAAAATTTCTATACAAGTTACAAAGGAGCCAACGTTCGAGAGCATTAAAAAAGCGTACACACAACAAAAGACGCGATATATGTACGGCGGTATTGCTGCGCAACGTCTTGGAATAAGCAGTCATCTTTTGAGCAGAATTACTGGGACGATTTATGTAATAGAGGCATCACAGGAGGAACTTGCCAAGCATAACATTGGATTGAACTTgaagtttaataaaaagaacgaAGAG GTACCTGGTTATACTAGAAAGGAAAATGGTCAATGGCTGTATAGTACAAAAGCGGTCGATTTGATTCGCAATTACATGATGAAGTGTCCTGACTTGTTTGAACGTTTGGCTCAAAATGTAACGAATGATATCTTCCAAGAGCAGGACCTATTCAAAGg GTCGGACCAGCTCAAAGATACAGTTGCGTGGCTGAAGGCGGAACTACACGGTATAGGAAGCCGTGCTTGTGGCATGGACGTTATTGAGACAGAACTGGTGCAACAGATCGAACAAGAAGTAGAGGAATATCTGAAAACCGAGAATAACTCGAAAACGGTCTTTATACAAGTAAAGCCACATCTGCTTTTCAAGCCGGAATTGAACACGCGTCATGTGCCACCTGATCCATGTGTCCAGAATCGTTTGTTCGATCGAATCCGCACCATCAGAATCGGCTTTAGTGTGCCAATCGGTGCGAAAGGGACAATTGTAGGAATACGAAAGGCGAAAATTCCGACAGATGTCGTGTACGAGGTCCTCTTCGACAAGCCTTTCATAG GTGGCCTCACTTTACAAGGTTGCTCTCAATTCCGTGGCTATCACCTGGCGCCCACAGATTTCGTTAATATTAGTTTCGGCGAAAGAACGGAGCGAGGAAATCCAGCGAACGAATCGGTGGAACTCCGAAAGCAGACGGCGAACGCGAACACATCGCCAAGCAAGAAGAGCGATCAGTTGCCGAAGGCCGTCCTGGAGATGCAAGTCGCTAAGAAAGAACTTGAGAAATTGATGAGTCGAGACAGTCATCTGGCACAGCGCGGCATGATAGAAACAAATCCGAAAATGGTACCGCACAAAGCAATGGTGCCGCAGAGAGCGTTGCACCAACTCGAGTGCGCGCCGCCTAATAACGAAATACCTAATGAGAATGAAGTGTCATGTCAAGAGTTTCAGGATCTATGGAATGAATTGCACAAGCAAGTTGTGCTAGTACCGTACAAG AAACCGGACAGACCTCCGGCAAGAGTAACGCCAAGTCCAATGATGACACCGGACAAGCAGCCGATGAAGCCGACTGGCAACAGTCACAACGTACAATCG CCGCAAGATCCCAGCGCATTTTTGAAAGCTGTATTAAAAATCCCCGATGTAAACGCGCAGACAAGCAAGCAACCGAGCAAGCAGTCTACGTCGCAACCCCCGGCAGTGCACCAGAAGGTGATGGTCGCGAGAAAAGATCAACCGTCGGATGCTCCACCTTTGGTGCAACAGATGTTCGAT CATGCACGCCGACgaacagaagaaaaaaaggaaaagggaaaTCCAATCTGGTATAGCTCGCAGTTGATGAAACACTTTGCGTACAACAGCGTACCAAAGTATAATTATCTTGTTGACGAGAAAAACGGTCTAATCAGCGCTCAAATTATACTAGACAATGCGAGAGTTTTTAAGGGTGATCCCTGTACTAGTCACGAACAAGCTGCAGAAAGTGCTGCGAAAAAAGCATACAAG GCTTTAAATTTGGATAAGGCGCATAGTGCGAAGATGATGATGGTGCCTCGGCCGCAATGGTACAACAATCAGCAAAATAATTGGGTCCAAAATATAGGGCCTCCTATGATAGCGATATGTCCTCCAAAAATAACACCAATCCCACAAACTCCGCCTATGCAGCCTAACTTATTCTATCCAAAATGGAACCAGAAACTGCCACCAAATCCAGCGTTTGGGCAAGCCGCATCGTACAGCCAAGGCAGGCAACAGCAAGGGAGGCCAAGGAATCCGCAAAACGAACCGAAGATAGAGGTCAGGAATACCACTGCGTTCGTTCCATTGCAGGCTCAGAAAAAGAGTAGACACGCCAGCGCGAAGCAGGCATCGACAGAAGCGAATGTAAATGCTAAGAAGATTATTACCCCTAAAACACAACAGCaacaaaaaagagaagaaacgcCACTCGAG CATCAGAAGCCAGCGGTTGTAAATACGATGAGGGAAAAGGCAGTGAGCACGTCAGCACAGCAACAACTGTCGCAGCAACCCCAGCAGAATACGGGAAAAACGTCCAAGCCCAGGAAATCGCGCGTTGCCGCGAAATTCGGCGCGCCAGCTCTGTCGAATGGCAGCGAAACATCGCAGTGA
- the LOC105277308 gene encoding importin-13, producing MDYVTAIEVAVKQFYSRGDNDAHSWLLQMQASTEAWQFVWQLLGPTKTLEVQFFAATTLHLKISKQWNEVPEVEYPQLQERLLVSVRRPNTPPFILVKLCQALAAYVANVYGRGNRTKDGSLVDELFDILPYDSPPALELLLRVLSTLPVEYERRNELKRAKLREAIFNSWCQTAWFLQQVFLLYKPDAQNDSLMLYTLGLECAQSWLKVGHLPLDVTGQIYPHLLVAAAYYAPSRDGVDNENVRNWEIVQDSLIMIVTHCELYKRPQTFWEWAQSLVSMAREHSGKDFCEILTAIGETHSRTFLIALALENENETHVWTASSLIELLLECSEQEGRYPTEEARSCIPFGFWYALQDDLSTLDQPLENRALQVLKPIYFRLAQALLRKSALPASQSEGGDAEDRELFRCYRQDAADTLDYCYSVLGDDLLALLGQRLSQTLEDVPWTYVESTLHAFRALAESVGTQEYCYIPALLDLILGHIPYHLYPEEILACVCSTLGAYAEWIGEHPEPWLAKVLQLVTQGLTKGTMTVPFASMALKDLARECGPHLASYAPSILHTISQTLPNVAPGGGEGLRLMYAAGKLLNVLPFAEQQLVHLEATLGLCVTKMKELLEQPLFTARVGVTNYLKMATMFFSTVEGAIGKAVLDGLLPVFNQIITHPEWSQDNATLEAMHMCAQRSLSALRYPETEARPLLLILSTSYKIWPHPAALNLLKQLIVLFGRDPENVIGPVLAEISLITLNGVKACRLVQGDLSDWSDLMEAYLSVLAQICKKNARILLQIPDQIPDMLQCGIACLTLPETPTAKAAGNFLHHAIMQSPHLQTFVQPIGQELVSAILHCVGGGTSHSNFDPHAEVLLALNKTCPEWTAQWLRAGLENQKGLAAVVLQKDILTRILRERTNRSKLCEVLKEFSIQCRQETGL from the exons ATGGATTATGTAACGGCCATCGAGGTCGCGGTTAAGCAGTTTTACTCAAGGGGCGACAATGATGCTCACTCCTGGCTTCTGCAGATGCAGGCCTCCACCGAGGCATGGCAGTTCGTTTGGCAGCTCCTGGGGCCTACCAAG ACGTTGGAAGTGCAATTCTTTGCGGCTACGACTCTGCacctgaaaatatcgaaacaatGGAACGAAGTGCCCGAGGTCGAGTATCCCCAGTTGCAAGAACGGTTGCTCGTCAGTGTGAGAAGACCCAACACTCCTCCGTTTATCCTCGTGAAACTGTGTCAAGCG TTAGCTGCGTATGTGGCAAACGTGTACGGCAGGGGAAACAGGACGAAGGATGGGAGCCTAGTCGATGAATTGTTCGATATTTTACCTTACGATTCTCCACCTGCATTGGAGCTGTTGCTTCGTGTACTGTCGACCTTGCCAGTCGAG TACGAAAGGAGGAACGAGCTAAAGCGTGCCAAATTGCGGGAGGCGATATTCAACAGCTGGTGCCAAACCGCTTGGTTCCTGCAACAAGTTTTCTTGTTGTACAAACCGGATGCTCAGAACGACAGCCTTATGTTGTACACCTTGGGACTGGAGTGTGCTCAATCGTGGCTCAAAGTCGGCCACTTACCTCTAGACGTTACCGGTCAAATCTATCCTCACTTATTAGTGGCTGCAGCCTACTATGCGCCAAGCAG AGATGGTGTCGACAACGAGAACGTCAGGAACTGGGAGATAGTCCAGGATTCTTTGATTATGATTGTCACACACTGCGAACTTTACAAACGGCCACAGACGTTCTGGGAGTGGGCTCAAAGCCTGGTGTCGATGGCGAGGGAACATAGTGGCAAGGACTTTTGCGAGATCTTGACAGCGATTGGTGAAACTCACTCTCGCACGTTCCTGATCGCCTTAGCCCTGGAAAATGAGAATGAAACGCACGTGTGGACTGCTTCCAGCTTGATTGAGCTGCTCTTAGAATGTTCGGAGCAGGAGGGACGTTACCCCACGGAAGAAGCACGCAGCTGTATTCCATTCGGATTTTGGTACGCGTTGCAGGACGATCTCTCCACTTTGGATCAACCGCTTGAAAACCGGGCGCTGCAAGTGTTGAAACCGATTTATTTCCGACTGGCCCAGGCGTTGCTGCGAAAATCGGCGCTACCCGCATCCCAGAGCGAAGGCGGTGACGCGGAGGACCGCGAACTCTTCAGATGTTACCGGCAGGATGCGGCGGATACATTGGATTACTGTTACAGCGTGCTTGGTGATGATCTACTGGCGCTTCTCGGACAGCGATTGAGCCAGACACTCGAGGACGTACCATGGACTTACGTAGAATCCACGTTACACGCTTTTAGAGCGCTAGCCGAGAGCGTCGGTACTCAGGAGTATTGTTATATTCCTGCGCTGTTAGACCTGATTCTTGGCCATATACCTTACCATTTGTATCCTGAGGAG ATACTGGCATGCGTCTGCTCGACACTGGGTGCGTACGCCGAGTGGATAGGAGAGCATCCCGAGCCCTGGCTGGCGAAAGTGTTACAACTCGTTACTCAGGGACTGACCAAAGGCACTATGACAGTACCTTTCGCGAGCATGGCACTAAAAGACCTGGCCAGGGAGTGTGGACCACATCTCGCTTCTTACGCACCGTCCATCCTTCACACGATCAGCCAAACGCTGCCGAATGTTGCGCCCGGCGGCGGGGAAGGCTTACGCCTAATGTATGCAGCCGGCAAGCTGCTCAACGTCTTGCCCTTTGCGGAGCAACAGCTGGTGCATCTAGAGGCGACTTTAGGACTGTGCGTGACAAAAATGAAGGAGCTGCTGGAGCAACCGTTGTTCACGGCACGCGTCGGGGTGACGAATTATCTGAAAATGGCCACCATGTTCTTCTCCACTGTCGAAGGTGCGATCGGCAAGGCTGTGTTAGATGGTTTGCTACCGGTGTTCAATCAGATAATTACGCATCCCGAATGGAGCCAGGACAATGCAACACTCGAGGCGATGCACATGTGCGCGCAACGATCCCTCTCAGCATTACGGTACCCGGAAACGGAGGCGCGTCCTCTGCTGCTGATCCTGTCGACCTCTTATAAAATCTGGCCGCACCCGGCCGCGCTGAATCTACTGAAGCAACTCATAGTGCTGTTCGGTAGAGATCCGGAAAACGTCATAGGCCCGGTACTCGCGGAAATAAGCTTGATAACGCTGAACGGCGTGAAGGCGTGTAGATTGGTGCAGGGTGATCTGTCCGATTGGTCAGATTTAATGGAAGCGTATCTGAGCGTGCTCGCTCAAATCTGCAAGAAGAACGCGCGGATATTGCTGCAGATCCCAGACCAGATACCGGATATGCTGCAATGCG GAATCGCTTGTTTAACGCTTCCGGAGACACCCACAGCCAAAGCAGCAGGCAATTTTCTTCATCACGCGATCATGCAAAGTCCGCACTTGCAAACATTCGTACAACCGATCGGTCAGGAACTAGTCTCTGCAATTCTGCACTGTGTTG GTGGAGGAACATCTCACAGTAACTTTGATCCTCACGCCGAAGTTTTGCTGGCGTTAAACAAAACGTGCCCAGAATGGACGGCGCAGTGGCTACGTGCTGGTTTGGAAAATCAAAAGGGCCTGGCCGCAGTTGTGCTACAGAAAGACATTCTCACGCGGATTTTACGTGAGAGGACGAACAGGAGCAAACTGTGTGAAGTGTTAAAGGAATTTAGTATTCAATGCCGCCAAGAAACAGGACTGTGA